The Xanthomonas sontii genomic sequence ATGCCGCGCTGGCACGGGTGACCCAGGGGCCGCCGCTGGGGCTGTTGATCGTGGACCTGGAAATGCCCGGCATGGACGGCGTGCAGTTGCTCGACGCACTGGCCCGCTGCAGCGTGCGCGTGCCGATCGTGGTCGCCTCGCAGCGCGGCGCGGCCCTGATCGACTCGGTGCTGCAGGTCGGGCGCAGCAACGGCCTGCAGGTGCTGGCGGGGCTGGAGAAACCGCTGCGCGCCGCCCAGCTCGCGGCCGCGGTGCGCGCCCACGCGCCGAGCGCACCGGCACCACGTGACGACGCCGAGGCGCCCGGCGAGGCGACCATGGCGGCGATGCTGCGCGAGGCACTGCAACGCGGCGAGATCGAGGTGGCCTATCAGCCCAAGGTGGACATGCGCAGCGGCCGGGTCGGCGGCGTGGAAGCGCTGGCGCGCTGGCGGCATCCCAGTGCCGGGCCGATCGCGCCGGACCGCTTCATCGCCGTGGCCGAGCGCGAAGGCCTGATCCACGCGCTCACCGCCTGCGTCGCCGACCAGGCGCTGGCACGGCTGGCGGCGTGGAAACAGGACGGGTTCCAGCTGACCCTGGCGTTGAACTTGTCGCCGAGCATGCTGCAGGACCCGAACCTGCTCGACGAACTGCTCGGGCTGCTGCGCCAGCATGGGCTGGCGCCGTCGGACCTGGTGCTGGAAATCACCGAAAGCTCGCTGGTCTGCGGCAGCGCACTGGGCATGCTGGCACGGCTGCGGCTGCAGGGCTTCGGCCTGTCGCTGGACGACTACGGCACCGGCTTCTCCTCGCTGCAGCAGCTCACCCGCATCCCCTTCACCGAATTGAAGATCGACCGCATCTTCGTCCACGACGCGCACCGCAGCCGCAACCTGCGCACGGTCCTCGAATCGGCGCTGGGCATGGCCCAGCGGCTGGGCCTGAGCACCGTCGCCGAGGGCATCGAAACGGTGGAGGACTGGACCCTGCTGCAGGAGCTGGGCTGCGACTTCGGCCAGGGCTACCTGCTGGCGCGCCCGCTGGGGGGCGGCGCGCTGCACGCCTGGCTGCTGGAGCACCAGCGCCTGCTGCAGGAACACGGTCCCACCGGCAACGCCAGCATCCCCGCTCCCGCCCCTCCCCACTGACCGACCGGCCATGACCATGACCAGCCACGACACCATCACCGAGCAGGAATTCGGCCGGTTCCAGCGCTTCATCTTCGACGCCGCCGGCATCACCATCTCGCCGGCCAAGAAGGCCATGCTGTGCGGGCGCCTGGGCAAGCGCCTGAAGGCGCATTCGCTGCAGACCTACACCCAGTACCTCAAGCTGCTGGAAAGCCGCGAGGGCAGCGGCGAGGTGCAGACCGCGATCGACCTGCTGACCACCAACGAAACCTATTTCTTCCGCGAACCCAAGCACTTCGACCTGCTGCGCAGCATCGCCGCCGCGCACACCGGCAGTACGCCGTTCCGTTGCTGGAGCGCGGCCAGTTCCAGCGGCGAGGAGGCCTACAGCATGGCCATGGTGCTGGACGATACCCTGCAGGGCCGCCCCTACGAGGTGGTCGGCACCGACATCAGCACGCGCGTGCTGGCCAAGGCGCGGACCGGCCATTATCCGCTGCTGCGCATCGAGCACATGCCGCCGGCCATGCTCAAGCGCTACTGCCTCAAGGGCCGCGGCGAGTACGAGGGCAGCATGCTGATCGACCGCAAGATCCGCGACCATGTGCGCTTCCTGCACGCCAACCTCAACGCGACGCTGCCCAACCTGGGCCAGTTCGACGTGGTGTTCCTGCGCAACGTGATGATCTACTTCAACGGCCAGACCAAGCGCGAAGTGGTGGCGCGGGTGCTCGGCACGCTCAAGCGCGGCGGCATCTTCTGCATCGGCCACTCCGAAAGCCTCAACGACGTCAACGGCGACGTGGTGCAGATCGCGCCGTCGGTGTACCGCAAGCCATGAACCACGACGTCCCAGGAGGGAACCCCGCATGACCACGATCAAGGCCATGGTGATCGAC encodes the following:
- a CDS encoding EAL domain-containing protein, with translation MPTSPDTAALHHFGTVLVVDDSQVQREHALALCQRMGAVAVEGAADGHAALARVTQGPPLGLLIVDLEMPGMDGVQLLDALARCSVRVPIVVASQRGAALIDSVLQVGRSNGLQVLAGLEKPLRAAQLAAAVRAHAPSAPAPRDDAEAPGEATMAAMLREALQRGEIEVAYQPKVDMRSGRVGGVEALARWRHPSAGPIAPDRFIAVAEREGLIHALTACVADQALARLAAWKQDGFQLTLALNLSPSMLQDPNLLDELLGLLRQHGLAPSDLVLEITESSLVCGSALGMLARLRLQGFGLSLDDYGTGFSSLQQLTRIPFTELKIDRIFVHDAHRSRNLRTVLESALGMAQRLGLSTVAEGIETVEDWTLLQELGCDFGQGYLLARPLGGGALHAWLLEHQRLLQEHGPTGNASIPAPAPPH
- a CDS encoding protein-glutamate O-methyltransferase CheR, which produces MTSHDTITEQEFGRFQRFIFDAAGITISPAKKAMLCGRLGKRLKAHSLQTYTQYLKLLESREGSGEVQTAIDLLTTNETYFFREPKHFDLLRSIAAAHTGSTPFRCWSAASSSGEEAYSMAMVLDDTLQGRPYEVVGTDISTRVLAKARTGHYPLLRIEHMPPAMLKRYCLKGRGEYEGSMLIDRKIRDHVRFLHANLNATLPNLGQFDVVFLRNVMIYFNGQTKREVVARVLGTLKRGGIFCIGHSESLNDVNGDVVQIAPSVYRKP